The Gemmatimonadaceae bacterium DNA segment CGACCTGCTGCAGCGCGCTCACGACCTGCGCGCCGATGGCGATCGGATCCACGCAATCCTGCGGAATGGCGGCGTGACCGCCCCGCCCGATGATGTGGCACTGAAAGTTGTCGGGGGCCGCCATCGCCGGCCCGCTGATGATGCCGATCTTGCCGGTCTCGAGCGACGCCCAGAGATGAAGCCCGATCACCTGCTCCACCCCCGTCATCACGCCCGCCTGCACGAGCTCTTCGGCGCCACCGGGCGCGAGCTCTTCGGCGTGCTGGAAGATGAAGCGCACCTCGCCCTGCAGTGCGTCGCGATGCCGCGCGAGCAGCGTGGCGAGCCCCAGCACAATCGCAGTATGTCCGTCGTGCCCGCAGGCGTGCATCGCGCCGTCGCGGGTCGAGCGATAGCTGACGTCGTTCTCTTCAAGAATCGGCAGCGCGTCGATGTCGGCGCGCACCGCCACCGTGGGGCCCGGCCGCCCCGTGGCGAGCACTGCGAGGACACTCGTCGCTGTGGGACGGGTCACGATCAGCCCGGGGATCGCGGAGAGCGTCTCGGCGATGAACCGGGACGTCTCGACCTCGTGGAACGCCACCTCGGGGTGCATGTGGAGGTGACGGCGCCAGGCAACGACCTGCTCGAGCAGGCCGTCGATTTCGGCAAGCGGCGTGACGGGGTGGGCGCTGGTGGTCATGCGAAAGGCGGTGAACAGGGAACCGACCGGGTGTAACCGGTTCGGCCGCGGATGCGTAAGTTCCAGTATGCCGCTTCTGCAAACTAACGCCGCGGACCAGCCCGCTGTCGCACCCACGCCGCCCCAACCGCCGGGGGTGGTGACGGGGGCCGACATCGGCACCGGTCAGATCGTGTTCGACGCCCCCAAGACCGCGGCCGATCTGGCGGCCCTGCGGGAACGTCGGGACCTCCTCTCCAACCAGCTCTCGAACGTCACCAACCGCCGGTCGAGTCTGGTCCGTGAGCTGCAAAAGAACCCCGAGGGTGTTGCGCGGACTGGCGTGGAGAATCGCATCCGCGAACTGGACCAGCGGATTCTGCAGATCGAGAAGGACATCGAGGTCAACAGCCGCCTGATCGCCAACGCGCCGCTGAGTCTGGGCGCCGAGACGTCGTCGTCAGACAATCCGACGTTGCCACCGGGGCAGCTGTCGAGCGGGCAGATCACGGCCATCTCCATCGTGGGCACGATCGCGATCGGGCTGCCGATGGCGATCGCCATTGGGCGCACGATGTTCCGCCGCCTCGGGGCCCCGAAGCCGGCGCCGCAGATCCTCGAAAGCGCGCAGCGCCTCGAGCGCATGGAGCAGGCGATCGATGCCATGGCCGAACAGGTTGAGCGCATTTCCGAAGGGCAGCGCTTTGTCACGCAGCTCATGGCCCCCAAGCAAGGCCAGGTCGCGATTCCGGCGGCGCCGGTGTCCGAGCGCGTGGGCGGCTGATTGGCGGCGGCGCGCGTTCGCGCGCTAACGCCGCGGAGCCCTACGCCGGTAGATCGTCGACGGTGTTATCGCCGAGCATGGTACTCGACCGGCGCACGATGCCGGAGGTGATGCGCGGCACCACGCCGCCGCGCAGGCGCTCGTAGTTCATGCGAAAGAGTTCCACCGCAGCGGGGACATCATGCTCGCTGCGAAGGCGGAAGCTGATCCACCCCGACTGCGGCAGGGTGTGATGCGCCGCAGCGCGACCGGCGGCGACGAGATCGCGTCGCATGCGCACACTCACCAGCAGATCGGCGACGCCACCTACATGCACATGCCCGACTTCGCGGGTTCCCAGTCGGAACTCGACGCCGCCAAAGCGGTGCGGGCGCTCTTCGATGCCGTCCCACTCGCGCACGATGTTCGCGATGACGGCGCCGAAATCAGTGGTGGCCAGGCAGACCCCTCACGTGGGTGATGTGAAGAGCATGCAGCGGAAATGCGGAGAACGCAAATGGCGGGCGGACGCCGGTACTGCGGAAGCCTGAACGGCGGAAGCTGGACTACGGGAGCTGGACGGCGGGACGAGCGGGGGTCAGTGAGGGCAGATTGACGTGAGGTCGGCGACGACGGGGAGATGGTCGGAGGGGAAGCGATTCTCTAGGCGATCGGTGAGGGCGGCGTGACGCAGCACCGCGATGGGCTCCGAGACCAGGACGTAATCGATGCGTCGGCCGGGCTCGATCGCGGTGAAGGCGTTCCAGCTTGACGCGGGACCGTAGTGGCCGCTGCGACTCACCACGAACGCGTCGCGCAGCGGCGCAGCGCCATCGGCGATGACCTCGCTCGTGAGGACGCGGTACGGCGCGCTTGTGGGATCGGCGTTCAAGTCACCGGTCATGATGATCGGTTGCCCGTGGGCGAGGGTGGCCAGGCGGCGCCGGATCAGGCGTGCGCTCTCGATCCGGGCGTTCTCGCCCATGTGATCGAAGTGCGTGTTCAGCTGCAGCCAGCGACAGCCCGACGCGCGGTCGCGGAAGTGGGACCACGTCGCGATCCGCTCAAGGGCCGCATCCCAGCCCTTGCTGGCCACGACCTCCGGTGTGGTGGAGAGCCAGAACGTCCCGCTGTCGACGAGCGCGATGCGGCTGGTGCGGTAGTAGATCGCGCTGAACTCGCCGCCGGTCTTGCCGTCGGCGCGCCCCACGCCCACGCGCGCAAAGCCCGGGAGTCGCACATCGAGGTCCTCGAGCTGTCGCTGCAGGGCTTCCTGCACGCCGATGACATCCGCGCCGTGGAAGCGGAGCAGGGCGCCCACCCCATCGCGGCGATTTGGCCAGGCGTTCACGCCGTCACCGGGATTGTCGTAGCGCAGGTTGAAGGTCATGACGCGCAGCGGCGCGGTCGTGTCGCGGCGGCCGGAGTGCAGCGGAGCCCGGCAGGCGGCGAGGGCCGCCAGACTGGCGGCCACGAGGGCACGGAGGAGAGGGCGCATGTCCCGTGACGATGGCGCCAAACGCACGACGGCGGAAGCCAACTCGCTTCCGCCGTCGTGAACGCCAGCAACTGCGCCGCCCTTACACCGGGAAGAGCATCTCCCGGTAGCGCGGCAGCGGCCAGCAGTCATCGGCCACGGCGAGCTCGAGCGCGTCGCAGGCGTCGCGCACTTCGCCCATCGTCTCGCAGCTGATGGTGGTGAGATACTGCGCCTGCCCGCCGATGTCGTCGTGCATGTGCTCGGCCTTGGCGATCACCTTGGCGAGCTCCGCCTTCTTCTTCTGCAGCGTGGCGATGAGCTTCGACACGCCGTTGGCGGCGTCCACCACCGGCTGCATGTTGATGCCCGCGGCCGCGCCCTGACCGGCCGAGCCGGCGAGCTGGCCGAGGTACGCGTACGACGCCGGCAGCACCTGCGTGTCCACCATCTGCTGCAGCGTGTGCAGCTCGATGAGGATGTCCTTGATGTACCGCTCCATGCGCACGTGATAGCGGCTTTCGAGTTCGACCTCGGTCAGGATGCCGGTGTTCTTGAAGAGCGTCTTGGCGCCGTCCGTGAGGAGCTGCGCCAGGGCTTCCGGCGTGCGGCGGAGGTTGAGGAGGCCACGCTTGGCCGCTTCCACCACCCACTCGTCGGAGTAGTTGTTCCCTTCGAAGCGCACCGCGGCGGTCTCCTTGAACGCCTTGCGCACGACCTTGAGGATCGCGTCGTCGGTGCTGCTCTCGCCCTTCATCTCCTTGCGGAGTTCTTCCGTCACGTCGGCGATCGCTTCGGCCACCGCGGCCTGCAGCAGCATCACCGGGAAGGCGATGCTCTGCCCACCGCCCACGGCGCGGAACTCGAACTTGGCGCCGGTGAAGGCAAAGGGCGACGTGCGGTTGCGGTCGGTGTTGTCCTGCTCGACTTCGGGGAGCTTGGCGACGCCGAGCTTGAGCATCGCCTGTTCGGCGTTGCGCGGGCTCGTCTTGCCGGCGGCGATGTCTTCGACGACCTGCGTGAGGCCCGAGCCGAGGAACGCCGAGATGATGGCCGGCGGCGCTTCGTTTGCGCCGAGGCGGTGTTCGTTACCCGACGTGGCAATACCGGCGCGGAGCAGGCCGGCGTGCTTGTGCACACCCTTGAGCACCGCGGCCAGGAAGAGCAGGAAGCGCACGTTCTGGTGCGGCGTCTTGCCCGGCTTGAGCAGGTTCGTGCCGGCGAGCTCGTTGTCGGACGTGATCGACATCGACCAGTTGCAGTGCTTGCCCGAGCCGTTGATGCCGGCGAAGGGCTTCTCGTGCACGATGGCCTGCAGCCCGTGACGGAGCGCGACCTTGCGCAGGACGCTCATCACGAGGTGGTTGTGATCCACCGCGATGTCGGAGTCCTCGAAGATCGGCGCCATTTCGAACTGGCTCGGTGCGACTTCGTTGTGGCGCGTGACGATGGGCACGCCGAGCTTGTAGAGCTCCTGCTCGACTTCGCTGATGCACGCCTGGACGCGCTCGGGGATGCCACCGAAGTAGTGGTCTTCGAGCTGCTGGCCACGCGGCGGCGCCGCACCCACCAGCGTGCGGTTGCCCATCACGAGGTCGGGGCGGAGCGCAAAGTGCGCGCGGTCGATGAGGAAGAACTCCTGCTCCACACCGAGCGTGGTGTTCACGCGGAGCACGCCCTTGTCGCCGATGAGCTCGAGGAGCTCCATGGCGTTGTGCGAGAGGATGTCCGAGCTGCGGAGCAGCGGCGTCATCTCGTCGAGCGCCTCACCGTTGTAGCCGATGAAGACCGACGGGATGCAGAGGTACTTCACGCCACCCGTTTCGCTGATGAACACCGGCGAGGCCGGGTTCCACGCGGTGTAGCCGCGCGCTTCCCACGTCGCGCGGAGACCGCCCGACGGGAACGACGAGGCGTCCGGTTCCGACTGAATGAGCTGCTCCCCCGAGAACGACTCGATGGGCAGGTTGTTCTCATCGAAGTTCAGGAAGGCGTCATGCTTTTCGGCCGTGAGCCCCGTCTGCGGCTGGAACCAGTGCGTGAAGTGCGTGACGCCATGGCTGATCGCCCACTCCTTGATGACCTGCGCCACGACCGGCGCGATCTCGCTGTCGAGCTTTTTGCCGAGGCGGATGGAGGCCGCGAGCTTCTTGTAGACATCCTTGGGCAGCTTCTGGCGCATCTGGCGGATGCCAAACGTGTTGACGCCGTACCAGGTGCTGGTGGGGAGCTGCACGCCATCGGCTTCCGGGCGCTTGGTGAGGCGAACCGGGCGGTGCGTGATCTCGCGCATGGCGGAGATGCGCGAATTGTTGTTGTTGGCCATGAGCAGGGCGAAGTGAGAGGAGGCGACGGGTTGGAGAAAGGGTCCGGACCGTGTCGCCCACAGATTCGTGCACAGCGTGCAGGAATATCGCCCATTTGGGAGCCGAATCCAATGTCCACGCGCTGGAATGCGCGGCATCTTCTGCTGAAATTGCACGAAGTGTCACACACCAGGGTGGGGAATCGGTGTGTAACGAAGAAAAGCCGAACCGCCGTTATGGAATGGGCGGCCCGGCCCCGGCGTAGCCGCTCTGAGTGAGGATTCCGGCCGGATCTCGGAGTTCGATCAGCTCCCGCACCGCCTGCGCCTTATTCGCGGCCCGGTTGTAGTAGGCCTGGGCGATCCGGAAGCCGATGAAGTAGCCGAGGTCACCCGGCCGCCCGCCGGTGGTGCTCCCCTGGTTGTAGAGCCAGCGGCTCACATCGCTGCCGTCCTTCTCCTGCAGGAATTCCGCGAAATAGGTGGCTTCGTTGGCCTGCCAGGTGCGGAAGAACGTGCGGTACGAGGGCTGTCCGGCTACCAGGCTGGCGATGAACTCGGCCACGCCTTCGTGCAGCACGCGCGCGTAGAGCGGCGCGCCATTCCGGGCGGAAGTGGCGCCGGCGCGCAGCGAGAGGTAGTGCGTGTGCTCGTGCGCCACGAGTGGCGCGAGGTCGGTGGCCCAGCTCTTCTGGTTGTCGCGGGCGAAGCTGTTGAGCGCGCCCAGCGGTGCGTTGGCGTCGGTGCCAAAGAACTCGAAGCCCACGAGCAGCCCGCTGGTCCCCGCCGTGCCGGCCGTGCTGTAGCGCCCCACGAGGAGCGTGACGGGCGGGAAGAAGGCGTTGGGATAGAGCTGCTTGATGGTGGCGTAGTTCGCGCGGATGGTGCTCAGCACGGCGGTGCGATTGGCCGTGGTCCACCACGTGTGCAGTGCATCGAGATACGCGGGGTACGCGGTCGCGACCTGCACGAGTGAGGTGGCGGTGAGCTGGCGCAAGCCGATGAACTCGCGCAGGCCGGCCGTGGCACTGTCGAGATAGCGCCGCTGAAACGCGGTGCTGTTGCCGCTCTTGCCGCCGGCGTCGTAGGCGCGCCAGTAGCGATCGACATCATCCGTCACCAGCTGCGCGAGCGCCGGATCGGTGGGATACTCGGCGGGCGCCGCGGTGGGGGCATCGTGGCCGCCGCAGGCAGTGAGCACGAGGAGCGCGGTGACGGCACGCAAGCGTCGCATGCCTGATTGGACGCAAGGCGGCCGCAGAGGGTTTCGCGAGTGCTAGCTTTCGACATGCGCCGAATTCCCGTCTGGATATCCGGATTGTGTCTCGCTCTCCCACTGGCGTGGTCGCTAGCGGCCTGCGGTGCCAAGGAGCCTGCCGCGACGCCCGCCGCATCATCGACACCAGCGGCGCTGCCCCCCGTTCCGCGTCCGTCTTCGCCCAGTGACGCGGCCTGCCCGCGCGACGGTACGTGGAAGCCGTGCGCTCTCGAGGACCGCATCAGCAAGGCGGGGATGGTGGCCAAGGTGCTCGACAGCGTGCGCGTCCCGTTCTTCAAAACGCCGGGGACGCGCTATCGCATTGGCAAAGAGGCGCGCATGGTGGTGTTCTATGGCGCCGATTCCGCCGCGCTGCACTCGGCCACGGCGGGGCTCGATCCCTTCCGCCTCACGCCACGCGGCGACACGATCGGCGCGTGGCCCTCGGCGCCGCGCGAAGTGATTCGCAGCGCCAATCTGATTGCGGTGCTCTTCGACGTGAATGCCACACAGGCGGAACGGGTGCGCCTGGCGATTACCGCCGGCGCGCCGCTCACGAACCCCTCGCTGATGCTGGCACCGAGCGATACGCAGACGGTGCGGAAGCTGCCGGCGGTGCCGGCGCGTTAGCGGTTGACATATCGTATGTCAGATTGGTAGCATACGATATGACGCGCACGACCGTTCGCCTTCCCGACGATCTCCTCGAGCGCGCGCAGGCGCACGCGGCGCGAACGGGACGCACGTTCACGCAGCTGCTGGCCGACGCGCTCCGTTATGAACTGAGCCGCGGCGCACCGGCCCGACGGGTGATGGAGCCGCTGCCCACCTACGGCGGCCAGGGGCTTCAGCCCGGGGTGGATCTGTCGAGCACCAGCGCGTTGCTCGATCGCATGGACGATCTCTGACACCGGCCGATGTATCTGGTCGATGTGAACGTGCTCGTGGGGGCGATGCGGACGGATGCGCCGCGTCATGAGGTGATGCGCGCGGCGCTGGATCGGTTGCGGGTCGGACCAGAGCCCTTCGCCCTCTGCGAACCGGTCTATGCCGGCGCGCTGCGCATTCTGACGCATCCCAAGATCTTCCGGCCACCGACGCCGGTTTCGGATGCGCTTCGATTCGTGCAGACGCTGCGCGACACGCCAACGGCGGTGACGCTCGCACCCGGTGCTCGCCATTGGTCACTCTTCACCGATCTCGTGGCGCACACCAACGCCTCGGGCAATCTGGTCGCCGACGCCTGGCTCGCCGCGCTCGCACTCGAGCACGGCTGCACCATGTTGAGCGACGATGCCGACTTCGCGCGATTTCGCGGGCTGCGCTGGGAGCGCCCGGACGATCTCGGTTCGTAGCGCGCCTTACCCGGCCTTCCGCACCGGCGCCTTGTCCTGGCTCTCCATCGCCGCACCGAGCGCTTCGGCGGTCCACACGATGGCGTTCGTGTAGTACTCGCTGATCTTCGCCGGATCGACGCCCATCTCCTTCGCGATTTCGGTCGCGTTTTCGAAGAGGCCGAGCTCGTAGCTTTCGGCGAACATGATCGCGTTGGCGTACGGGCCCTCGCGCTGCAACAGCGCGGTGACGGCTTCGTCGCTGAGCACGACGCGCTCGAGGATCTCTTCGAGCGGCATGCGGAAGACGGCATCGAGCAGCGAGAAGAGCCCCACGAGGAACAGCGTGCCGCTGTCGCGGCCACCGCCCACGAGCTGTTCGAGCAGACGGCCGCGTTCGACGGCCTGACGCACCAGCTCCTGGTCCACGCCCGTTCGGCTCTTGCGCGTCGCGGCCACGGCCACGGCGAGCCAGCGTAGGAACGCGTTGCGGCCAATGAGGCGCAGCGCCTGCCCGATCGAGGCCACGCCCCGTCCGCCCAGCGCGGCGCTGTTCACCAGGCGCAGCAGCTGGAAGGTGAGCACGGGATCGGTGGCGATCACATCTTCAAGCTGGCGATCGCTGCAGTTCTGGTCGCGCGCGAGCCCCATGAGGCGCATCGCGGCCACCGTGCTCTGCGGCATTTCAGCGGTCGGCAGCGGCTCGGGGCGGCTGAAGAAACTCCCCTGGAAGCCATCGAAGCCGCGCTGCAGGGTGGCCTCGAACTGCTCGAGCTCCTCGACATTGTAGGCAATGAGCTGCGCGGGCTTGGCGGCTCCGCTATGCTTGACGCGGTCGCAGATCGAGCCGATCAGCGCCGCATCGCCACTGCGGGCGTTGACGCGCACCCAGCTCACGAGCGGCAGCAACGCCTCGGCCGGCGAGGGATTGATGCCGGCGTCTTCGAGGGCGATCAGCCCGCCGTTGTTGCGATACCGGTGCACCGCCTCGACCACCGCGTCATCGACCTCGAGGTCGCGCGGCAGCATGACAATGGCGGTACCCGGTTCAGCCACCAGGAACGCGTCCTCCACAAGCTGCTCGCGCGTCGCCAGAACGAACGCGGGCATCTTGTTGCGGACGAGGTCGAAGCTGCCGCTGAGGAAAGCGCGCGCAAACGCGTGCTGTCCGTCCTCGACGTCATTGAACCGGATTTCGTAGCCAATCAGGGCTCCGGTCTTTCCGAAGACCGGCTGGCGGACGAGGCAGATGTCGGACATAGGGCGGCAAGGGCCGGCAAGGGGTGGCGCGACCAGTAGGGTTCTGGCGACAATAGGACGATTCAGGCGCCGCCGAGGACACGCCCGGTCCGGGCCCCGGCCTTTTGGCCGACTCGGCGCCTCCCCCAGCCCCACCCGATGAGTCTCTCGACCCTCGATGGCTCCCTGCACCGCGGCTGCGGTGGCCGGTACGCCCTCCAGACAGAAACGGTGACCATGCGCCTCTCGGGCATGGCGGCCGAGGTGACGCGCGAGTTCTACCGCTGCGAGAAGTGCGGACATGAACAGCGCACCATCGACCAGCGCGACGCGGCCGAAAAGGCGGCGACGGAGTCGATCCGGGCGGAGCACAACCTCCTGGCCCCGCGGGCGATCCGGCAGCTCCGGGAGTCACTGGGGCTTTCGGTGGCCCAGTTTGCGGAGCTGATCTACGGGACGCCGAAGGGGATTGTGGACGGCTGGGAGAAGGGGAAATACCTCCAGAACCGCGACGCGGATGCGCTCATCCGCTCGCTGCTGGACCGCGAGACGCTGGAGCGGCGCGCGGCCAAGGCGGGCGTTACGCTGCCCGCCCTGACGGCTGATGGCTCGCCGGCGGCGGTAGGGAAGCCGGACGCCTCTGAACCTGCCGACGCTTCGGGCGCGGCGTAGAGGGTTTGGCGCGGCGGCTCGGCGCCGGCGAGCCGCTGCTCGGGGGAGTCTCCCGGGTTCGGAAACGCTGCGCGTTCCGAAGCCGGGAGACCTCACCCCTCGCATCGCCTCGCCGGCGCCGGCCGGGCGGGCACCGTTCACCGCTCAGATGTCAGATGGTCGGATGGCGCCGGCGCTTCGCTGGGCGCGACGGGGGACGCGGAGTGGTTTCGCGTCGGAATGATGACACGTGGGGCTCGCTCCGGTGCTAGGCTGCGGCATGTTCCGGAGAATGGCTCACGCGGAGGTGGATGCGCAGATGCGCCGGCAGAAGCAGGCCATCGCGGCGGCGCTGGTTGCGGCCGTGGACGGCTGGCCGGCGCCGGAGGCGGGGGCGTGGCTCGAGATGAGTGCCGGCCTCGTGAGCGACCTCAAACGCGGGCGCGTGGATCGGGTGTCGATGGATCGGTTGCTGCGCAGCGCGATGCGACTCGGTCTCACTGTTCACGTGGATGTGCGAGCGCTCCCCGCGTCGCCTCCCGCGCCGCCCAGCGAAGCGCCGGCCTCCGTGTGGCGGCGGGACAGTGCCGGCACAGGGGTGGGTCTCCCGGCTTCGGAACGCGCACGCGTTTCCGAACCCGGGAGACCACCCCGAAGCCGGCAGTGACCCGCCGCCACGCGCACCAACGCCTCTCCCCTCTGAAACCGAACGCAGGGCGCCGCGTTGGGAGAGGCGAATCGTTAGGTTGGCACGACACCCCACGACCCGCTCCGCTTGTCTGACTCGCTGATTGCTGCCCGTGCCCTGACGCGACGCTATGGTGCCGTGACCGCGCTCGATGCGCTCACGGTGGACATTGCGCCCGGCATCACCGGCCTCGTGGGCGCCAACGGCGCGGGGAAGAGCACGTTCGTGAAGATCCTCCTCGGGCTCGTCGAGCCGAGTGACGGGAGCGCCAGCGTGATGGGGCATGATGTCACGCGCGAGCGCGACACGATCCGCGCGCTGGTGGGCTACATGCCCGAACACGACTGCCTGCCGCCCGAGATGAGCGCGACGGAGTTCGTGACGTTCATGGCGCGGCTCTCCGGCTTGCCGGCCACCGCGGCGCGCGAGCGATCCGCGGAAGTGCTGCGGCATGTGGGGCTGTTCGAGGAGCGCTATCGCCCGATGGGCGGCTACTCCACCGGCATGGCGCAGCGCGTGAAGCTCGCGCAGGCGCTCGTGCACGATCCGCGCGTCCTCATTCTCGACGAGCCCACCAATGGGCTCGACCCCGCTGGCCGCGACGAGATGCTCGCGCTCATCGTGCGCACCGGGCGCGAGTTCGGGATCTCGGTGCTCGTGAGTTCGCACCTGCTCGGCGAGCTCGAACGCATCTGCGATCGCATCGTGATGATCGACTTCGGGCGGCTCGTGCGCGCTGATGACCTCGGGGCGCTCACGGGCGAGACCGGGACGCTCATGATCGAGATCGACGGCGATCCGGAGGCGCTCGCGGCGCAGCTGACTGCTGCGGGGCTGCTCGTGCGGGCGGAGCGCAACCGCGTGCTGGTGGAGCTGCCGGAAGGCGAGGCGGCGGCGCAGCGGGCGTATGACGTCGTGCGGGATGCCGCGGTGGCGCTCGATGCCGGGGTGCTGCGGCTGGAGCGGCGGCGTGGGCATCTGGAGGCGTTGTTCGCATGAGCGACGCGACCGCAGGGCGCCGCGCGACGCCCACACCAGCGGGTGGGTCGGTCATCCATGACCTTGGCTATCGCCGCTACGAAGGGCCACGCGCTGGCGTGCGCGAAGCGCGGCGCGCGTTGTTCTGGCAGGGGTTCCGCGCGCTCTTCGGGCTCGGCCGGCCCGCCAAGTCCAAGGCGATCCCGGTGTTCGTGCTCATCGTGACGATGTTGCCGAGCCTGGCGAGTGTGGTGGCGTCGGGCGCGTCGAACGGGCAGGTGCCGGTGAACTACGCGGCGCTGATCGCCGGGCAGACGCTGCTCTTCGTGCTGTTCATGGCGGCCCAGGGGCCGGAGCTGATGAGTCGTGATCAGCAGCATCGCGTGCTGCCGCTCATGTTCACGCGCACCGTGACGCGATCGCAGTACGCGTTCGTGCGGTGGCTGTCGGTGTTCAGTGCGGTGCTGTGTGTGGCGTTGGCGCCGCTGCTGTTGCTGTGGATCGGACAGATCGGCGTCGCCAAAGATCCGGCGGCCGCGTTCACCACCGTGGGCCCCCGGATCGGGCCGGTGCTGCTGCTCGCGACCACGATGGCCTGGGTGATCGGCAATGTGGGGGCGTTTCTGTCGAGCCTCTCACCACGCCGGGCGTATGCGACGGCGGCGGTGATCGGGTCGTTTCTCGTCTGCATTGCGATCGGGTCGGCCCTGCGCGACCTCGCAGGCCTGTCATACTACATCGCGGCGTACGTGGACCAGATCGAAGGGATGCGCACGGTGGCGTTCATTCTGTTCGGCGAAACGACACGTGGCATCGAGCTGCATCCGCCGCCGCCGGTGTGGACGTTTCTGCTGACGGAGTTCGCGGTGGGTGCGGCCGGCCTGGCGGGGCTCTTCTGGCGCATGCGCCGGGTGGACGCATGAGTGCGCCGCCGCTCGTCTTCGAGAACGTGTCGCACTGGTATGGCGATGTCGTGGCGGTGAACGACATCTCCGCCACCGTGAACGCCGGCATCACCGGGCTGCTCGGGCCGAATGGCGCCGGCAAGAGCACGCTGCTGCAGCTGGCGGCCGGGCTCGTGCGCCCGTCGAGTGGCGTTGTGCGCGTGTACGGCACCGAGCCGGTGGAACGCCCCGAGGTGTTCCGCCAGGTGGCGCTCGTGCCGGAGCGCGAAGCGATGCCTGGCATGCTGACGCCGCGCCAGTTCGTGGAGGCACGCGCCACGCTGCTCGGTGTCCGCGATGTGAAGGACGCCGCGAAGCGCGCCATTGCCACGGTGGACCTCGAA contains these protein-coding regions:
- a CDS encoding ABC transporter ATP-binding protein codes for the protein MSDSLIAARALTRRYGAVTALDALTVDIAPGITGLVGANGAGKSTFVKILLGLVEPSDGSASVMGHDVTRERDTIRALVGYMPEHDCLPPEMSATEFVTFMARLSGLPATAARERSAEVLRHVGLFEERYRPMGGYSTGMAQRVKLAQALVHDPRVLILDEPTNGLDPAGRDEMLALIVRTGREFGISVLVSSHLLGELERICDRIVMIDFGRLVRADDLGALTGETGTLMIEIDGDPEALAAQLTAAGLLVRAERNRVLVELPEGEAAAQRAYDVVRDAAVALDAGVLRLERRRGHLEALFA